A stretch of DNA from Basfia succiniciproducens:
ATCGGCGATAACGTAGGTTACGGTTTACGCATGCAAAATATTGCTAAAGAAGAACGTAAACAACGCATTAGAGAAGCTCTCGAACTAGTGGACTTAGCCGGTTTTGAGGACCGCTTTGTCGATCAGATTTCAGGCGGTCAACAACAACGTGTTGCCTTGGCACGCGCTTTAGTGCTCAAACCAAAAGTCTTATTATTCGACGAACCTTTAAGTAACCTGGATGCTAACCTGCGCCGTTCAATGCGTGAGAAAATTCGCGAATTACAACAAAGTCTAAGTATTACTTCACTTTACGTTACCCACGACCAAACCGAAGCCTTTGCCGTATCCGATGAAGTTATTGTAATGAATAAAGGGAAAATCGTGCAAAAAGCGCCGGCGAAAGAATTGTATCAACAACCGAATTCGCTGTTCCTTGCGAATTTCATGGGTGAAAGCAGTATTTTCAACGGTCAATTGCAAGGAAACCAGGTAACCTTAAACGGCTATCAATTTACACTACCGAATGCGCAGCAATTCAACCTGCCGAACGGCGATTGCCTGGTGGGGATTCGTCCGGAAGCGGTAACCTTAAAAGAAACCGGCGAGCCGTCTCAACAATGTTCAATTAAAACCGCCGTTTACATGGGCAACCATTGGGAAATTGTAGCGGACTGGGCGGGTCAAGATTTGCTCATTAACGCCAACCCGGAAGTATTCAATCCGGAACAAAAACAGGCTTATGTACACTTGTCCTCCCACGGCGTATTCTTACTCAAAAAAGAATAACCTAATTCTAAAATAAAAAGTGCGGTGAAAATTTCAAAACTTTTGAAAAAATCACCGCACTTTTTTATATCCAAAAGCCTTAGCCAATCACAGAATAAACTTTGAATTTATTGGTTTGCGCCAATACCTTATGCCCGCCGAAATACTCATCCAATAAATCGGGATAAGGCAGGAAAGCATTGGCAACAATACGCAATTCGCCACCGGGCACTAAATGCCATTTTGCATTACTAATCAACTCCCGGACCGCACGATAAGCGGTATCAATACCGTCATGAAACGGCGGATTGGAAATAATTAAATCAAATTTACCTTCCACATGAGAAAAGACGTCGCTTGCCAGAACCTGCCCGCTCAACTTGTTTTCAAGCATTGTTCGCTCCGCCGAAGCAAGCGCCATTGCATGAATATCGGTCATAGTTACCTTAGTTTGCGGATTTTTCAATTTAATCATAGAGCCGATAACCCCGGCGCCACAGCCTAAATCCAGCACATTCCCGCGAATATTATCCTTTACTGTGGAAAGCAGTAGCTGAGTGCCGACATCCAACTCATTTGCGCTGAATACGCCCGGCAAACTATAAACGATTAACTCGCCTAATTGCGGACTGCGGTAAGTTTTCCAAAAATTTTCAAGCTCAAAGTTCGGCTGCTTTTGCAAAGTAAAATGATATAACCCGCATCGGCGAGCGCTGTCAATTTTGCCGATATCACCAAAATGAGCCAGCATTTTTTCCGCCGACCGCACACCGCTTCGGTTCTCGCCGATGATCAGCACTTCCTGTCCGACGGGGGCGTTTGCCAGCAACTGCATTAACTGGAACTGCACTTCCTGCTTATTTTTCGTCCAATAATAAACGATTAAATCGGCCCTTCCTGTAAAAATTACGGAAAAATCCACCGCACTTTTTCCCTGAATCTGATTCACATAATCAAAATACCATGACCATATTTTCACCGACCGGCATTGAGATTGAATTTTTTGCGGAAAATCGTCATTCACCCCACCAGCCAATAAAACGCTTTTATCGGCAAAAAGCGGCAAATGACGTTCCAGCACCTGGCTTTCAAGAGAAATCATTTTGGAAAATTCCTAGCAGATAAGTTAAAATAAAAGAGCTTCATTATATAAGAAATCAACCCTTAAACAAAACGAAGAGTTTATTATGCCGGTTTAAACTTATTCTCAAGGTTCGGATTGGATTGATAACATATCGCCGATAATCCGACTAATAACCACAATTTAATTTTACGGGAAAAAAAGTGAATCGACGGGATCATCTTTTACAGGAATTGGGGATTACTCAATGGCAATTACGTCGTCCTGACGTATTGAAAGGGGCGATAAATATCGCCGTGGAAGAACATATTCGCCTGCTGGTTATTGCCGAATGCACATTAAGTGCCCGTGATTTTTTTATTCAAGATGTGCTACGTAGCGCCGAAATCAAGCTACAAGATTGTTTATTTTTGACTTTTTCGCAGGCGGCGCATTTGACGGTGCAGCATCCCGTTAATTATTGGTTATTATCTGATGAACAAGGGATAATCGAGCAAACTTTGACATTTTGTACGTTACAAAATTCTCTTTGGCAAACGCCGGATTTGCCGCGATTAAAGCTGGATCGGCGCGCAAAACAAGCCCTTTGGAAACAAATTCAAACTTCGTTATAAATTATGACTGAAATTTCACCAATTCAGGCAGAGGATTTCGATCGCCTGTTTGAAATCGAACAAGCGGCGCATTTAGTGCCATGGTCAATGGGTACGCTGCAAAACAATCAGGGGGAACGCTATCTTAATCTTAAGAGCTCCGTTCAAAATCATATTGCGGGCTTTGCTATATGCCAAACCGTGTTGGATGAGGCGACTTTATTTAATATTGCTATTGACCCCGTTTGTCAGGGGCAAGGAATCGGCAAAGCCCTATTAAGTGAGCTGATTAAGCGGTTACGGGAAAAAAATGTGGCGACTTTGTGGTTGGAAGTACGGGAGTCAAATCAAACGGCTAAACGACTTTATGACCGATTAGGTTTTAATGAAGTGGATATTCGTAAAAATTATTACCCTACACCCGACGGCGGCAGGGAAAATGCCATTGTAATGGCGTTATATTTATAACGTACCTAAAAAAACTGCGGTATTTCTTACCGCAGTTTTTTTATTAGTAAAGCCTGAGATTATTTAGCGTAACGTTTGAACACTAATGTAGCGTTCGTACCGCCGAAACCAAAGCTGTTTGACATCACGGTTTGTAAACCTGCATTTTCTTTTGTTTCGGTAACGATATTTAAACCTTCGGCCTGCTCGTCTAATGTTTCGATGTTAATGCTTGGGGCGATAAAGTCGTTGTGTAACATTAATAACGTATAAATCGCTTCGTGCGCACCAGCCGCACCTAACGAGTGACCTGTCATGGATTTTGTTGAAGAAATTGCCGGTTTGGCTTCACCAAATACATTTCTGATTGCGCCTAATTCTTTCACGTCACCAACCGGTGTTGAAGTACCGTGAACGTTGATATAGTCGATCGGCGTATCAATATTCGCCATCGCTTGTTTCATGCAACGTTCCGCACCTTCGCCGCTTGGCGCTACCATGTCGTAACCGTCTGAAGTCGCGCCGTAGCCTACGATTTCCGCATAAATTTTTGCACCGCGGGCAAGAGCGTGTTCTAATTCTTCAACAACAACAACCGCACCGCCGCCGGCAATAACGAAACCGTCACGATCCGCATCATAAGCGCGAGACGCTTTTTCCGGGGTTTCATTATATTTGGTTGAAACGGCACCCATTGCATCGAATTGTGCCGCTCCTTCCCAGGATAATTCTTCCGCACCGCCTGCGAAAACAATATCTTGTTTACCTAATTGAATTAACTCAAAGGCATTACCGATACAATGTGCCGAAGTTGCACAAGCGGAACTGATAGAATAGTTAACGCCTTTAATTTTGAACGGAGTTGCCAAACAAGCGGAAACACTTGAAGACATGGTTTTAGTTACCGCATAAGGACCAATTGCTTTAACACCACGGGAACCGCGTGCCGCATCGGCCGCTTTCACCTGATAATGCGCCGAACCGATACCGGCACCGATAACAAGACCTGTACGCTCATTAGAAACCTGATCTTCGCTAAGACCTGCATCTTCAATAGCTTCTTTCATTGACAGGTAGGCATAAGCGGCGGCATCACCCATAAAACGATAAATTTTACGATCAATTAATTCGGCAGGATTTAACTTAACTGTTCCGGCGACATGGCTACGCATACCCATTTCTACAAAACTCGGTACGATTTCAATTCCTGATTTACCTGCTTTTAAAGAAGCTAAAACTTCTTCTTTATTATTACCGATGCTTGAAATTACACCAAAACCTGTAATCACTGCTCTTTTCATTATTTTTTCCTTATCTGTTCAAGAGAAACATTGAAATATTTCAACTTACATTTGTTAGCTGAAAGCTAATTTACTATGAATATAAAATATTGCAAGTATTAATTTTAACATACGACCAGTAAACAAAAAATCGCTAATTCGCGCCATTTTGGTATTCATTCCGATTTAAGCGTATCATAAGAGCTTATGAAGTAAGAAATAAAGGAAATTTGTCTCTATGTTGAAAGTTACCGCCGCCCATATTCATTTTAATCGGGACAATACGCCCGTTTCGGAGCAATTTGATGATATTTATTTTTCAACCGCAGACGGACTTGAAGAAAGCCGCTATGTTTTTCAGGAAGGCAATAATTTATGGCGACGCTGGTTACAATTCGGCGAAAATCATTTTGTTATCGCGGAAACTGGATTCGGCACCGGATTAAACTTTTTGGCGGTTACCGCATTATTCAGAGAATTCCGGACGCAATATCCCGACAGCCCGTTAAAACGGTTGTTTTTTATTTCATTTGAAAAATATCCGATGAGTTGTGCCGATTTAAGATCGGCTCATCAGGCTTATCCGCAATTTAATTCCCTTGCCGAACAACTGCGACAAAACTGGTTACAACCCATTGTCGGCTGTTATCGTTTTCATTTTGAAGAAACCGCATTGGATCTATGGTTCGGTGATATTGCGGACAATCTGCCCCAACTCGGCGATTACATGGTAAATAAAATAGACGCCTGGTTTTTAGACGGTTTTGCACCGAGCAAAAATCCTGAAATGTGGAACGAGAATTTATATAAACAAATGTTCCGCTATACCAAACCGGCAGGCACGTTCGCTACCTTTACGGCGGCAAGTGCGGTGAAAAAAGGTTTAGAATCTGCCGGTTTCAGCTTGCAGAAAAGAAAGGGGTTCGGCAAAAAACGGGAATGTTTACAGGGCTTCAAACCCTTGAATGCCGAACAAAATCCGGTGGTACATACGCCTTGGTTGCTTTCGCGAAGCGCAACCTTATCTGAAAATACCGATATTGCCATTATCGGCGGCGGAATTTCCTCACTTTTTAGCGCAATTTCGCTGTTGCAGCGGGGTGCAAATGTTACGCTTTATTGCGAAGACCAACAGCCTGCGCTCAACGCTTCGGGCAATAAACAAGGGGCGTTTTATCCTCAATTAAGCGACGACGATATTCATAATATCCGTTTTTATATTCATGCTTTTGCCTACGGGCAACAACAATTACGTTGGGCGATTCAACAAGGCATTGAATTTGAACATGAATTTTGCGGCGTAGCACTTTGCGCTTATGATGAAAAAAGTGCGGTCAAATTAGCGAAAATTTCTGACTACGATTGGGATACCAGTTTATATCAACCTTTAAATCAACAGGAATTAAGCGAAAAAGCGGGGTTGCCATTGCCGTGCGGCGGCGGCTTTATTCCGCAAGGCGCTTGGTTAGCGCCCCGTCAATTTGTACAAAACGGCTTTGCCTTTGCGCAAAAGTGCGGTCTGAAATTAAAAACTTTTGAAAAAATTACCGCACTTTCACAAAGTGAAAAGGGCTGGATTCTGCATAACGATAAAAACGAGCAATTTCATCATGAGACGGTAATTATTGCCAACGGGCATAAACTCAAACAATTCACCCAAACCTCCCGCATTCCCGTTTATTCGGTACGCGGTCAAGTGAGCCAAATTCCCACTTCAAGCCAATTGCTAAAATTAAAATCCGTGCTTTGTTATGACGGTTATCTCACACCGGCGGATCAGGCGAAACAATTTCACTGTATCGGAGCAAGCCATGTGCGGGATTGTGAAGACCGCGATTTCAGCCTGCAGGAACAGCAAGAAAATCAGGCTAAAATTCAGCTGAATATTGCGGAAGACTGGACGAAAGAAGTGAACACCGCCGATAATCTTGCCCGCACCGGCATTCGCTGTGCCGTTCGCGATCGGATTCCGCTGGTCGGCAATGTACCGGACTTTGAGCGGCAAGCGGATGAGTACCGTAACATTTTTAATTTGCGCCGCCGCAAACAGTTTATCCCGCAGGCGGCGGTATTTGAAAATCTCTATTTGGTAGGCGCTTTAGGTTCAAGGGGTTTAACTTCCGCGCCGTTGCTCGGCGAAATTTTGGCGTCTATGATTTATGGAGAACCGATTCCTTTAAGCGAAGATATTCTGCATTGTCTGAATCCGAACCGCAGCTGGATGCGGAAACTATTGAAAGGCACGCCGGTAAAATAACTTACCCCAATCTTAATGCTAGGCTTGCGGTGCAAAAATCCGCAAGCTTAGTTATTTAACCCCAAACGTTCCAAATGATAAGAACCGTTTAAAATGCGCCGCCACCAAGATTTATTCGTCAAATACCATTGCAAAGTTTTCCGCATACCGGATTCGAAACTTTCTTCGGCTCGCCAGTCTAATTCACGGTTGATTTTGCTTGAATCAATGGCATAACGAAGATCATGCCCCGGGCGATCGGCAACATAGCAAATCAGATCTTCATACTTCATTACACCTGCGGGTTTATTCGGCACCAGTTCTTCCAATAAAGTACAAAGGGTTTTCACCACCTCTATATTGCTTTTCTCGTTATTGCCGCCAATATTATAAGTCTCGCCCACTCTCCCCTCGGTCAGTATTTTATACAAAGCCCGCACATGATCTTCCACAAACAGCCAATCGCGAATTTGTAAACCCTTACCATAAACAGGTAAAGGTTTGCCTTCCAGCGCATTTAAAATCATTAAAGGAATCAGTTTTTCCGGAAACTGAAACGGGCCGTAATTATTTGAGCAATTGCTCACAATCGTCGGCAAACCATAAGTGCGATGCCACGCCCGCACTAAATGATCGGCGGACGCTTTCGAGGCCGAATAAGGGCTTGAAGGCGAATAAGGCGTTTCTTCCGTAAATAAAGCGTTTTTATCGGCTAAATCGCCATAAACTTCATCGGTGGAAATATGATGAAAACGAAAAGTTTTTTTTCTTTCGGTATCCAGCCGGTTCCAATAATGACGAGCGGCTTCAAGCAGCCTATAGGTGCCGACAATATTGGTTTGAATAAAAATTCCGGCGCCGTCAATGGATCGATCCACATGGCTTTCCGCCGCCAAATGCATGACTGCATCGGGCTGATGATCGGCAAAAATGCGATCTAAGGCGGCACGATCACAAATATCCGCCCGTTCAAAACTATAACGCGGATTTAAAGAAACGGTCTCTAAGGAATCCAAATTTGCGGCATAAGTCAGCTTATCCAGATTAATCACCTCATCCTGCCGCTGATTAATAATGTATCGAATCAATGCGGAACCGATAAACCCCGCTCCGCCTGTTACTAAAATTTTCATATTAAACTCAACTCATATTGGTATGGCAATTTTAACAATCTTTATCGATAAAAAAGTGCGGTGAAAAATCCTGAAATTTTCACCGCACTTTTAGCGCTATGGCTTATAGATGAACTCGACACCTTCGTCATCTTCTTCCGACCAATCATCGTCCCAATCTTCTTCGTCATCAAAACCACGTTCGGATAATTGTTCGTTATGATAGTCATCCCATTTGAATTTCACTTCTTCCGCCGCTTTTTCTTCCTCTTCAACTTCACGAGGATTCGCTTCGATGAAATCCATAATGTCACGAATTAACTGCGGGATATTTTTACCGGTCGCCGCCGAAATAAGGTAATAGTCCTCTTCCCAGCCCAATCGTTCGGTAATGTCTTTTGCCCGCTCAGCCGCTTCTTCATCGCTTATGGTATCGATTTTATTGAATACCAACCAACGCGGCTTATCCGCCAGTTTTTCGCTGTATTGAAACAATTCGCTTTCAATAATACCGATATTGTCCGCCGGATCGCTTTCATCAATCGGTGCAATATCCACTAAATGAATCAATACGCGGCAACGCTCTAAATGTTTTAAGAAACGAATTCCTAAGCCGGCGCCTTCGGAAGCGCCTTCAATCAAACCGGGAATATCCGCCACCACGAAACTGCGATTGGCGTCAACGCGGGCAACCCCTAAACTCGGCACCAATGTGGTGAACGGGTAATCGGCCACTTTCGGTTTTGCAGCCGAAACCGCACGGATAAAAGTTGATTTACCCGCATTCGGCAAACCCAGCATCCCTACATCAGCTAACAACATCAGTTCGAGTTGTAAATCGCGTTTCTCACCCGGCGTGCCCATGGTTTTTTGACGAGGGGCGCGATTTACGGAAGATTTAAAACGCGTATTACCCAAACCGTGATAACCGCCTTTCGCTACTAATAATTTAGCACCGTTTTTAGTTAAATCGCCGATAATCTCTTTCGTATCGTTATCAATCGCTCTCGTCCCCACCGGCACGCGCAACGTAATATCTTTACCGCGATGACCGGTACAATTTGAACTGCGCCCGTTTTCTCCGCGTTCCGCCGCAAAACGTTTTTCAAAACGATAGTCAATCAAGGTGTTGAGGTTTTCATCGGCAATCAAATAAACGTCGCCGCCGTCGCCACCATCGCCGCCGTCAGGCCCACCTTTCGGGATATATTTTTCGCGGCGGAAACTCACGCAACCGTTACCGCCGTCACCAGCTTCAATACGAATTAAAGCTTCATCAATAAATTTCATCTTTTCTTACCTTTTATACTTAAATAATTTATATCCCACCGCTGAGATAATTGCTCCTAATACTACAACAAATGCCCCGATATAACTAACAGTATTTAAATGGGGCATCGCAAAATGCGCGGGATCCAGCCCATGTAAAATTCTGGAAAATAAGATTGTAAATAGCGGCACTAAGGTAACCACTACGCTGACTTTTGAAACATCCCAACGATTTAACGCTTCGGCATAAGCGCCATAACCGATAAGCGTATTTAGACAACAATAAATAAAACAACCCAACGCAAAACCGCTTAACCCCTGAATCTGCGAAAATTGCGCAAAAGGACATAATACAATTACGCAACCCGTGTACATAATGAGCAAAATCTGTTGTGCGGTAAATTGCCGCGACATAAGTTTTTGGGCCATACCGTAAGCCACCCAAACCACAGCGGCGCTAACGCTTAACAGAATTCCGGTAGAATACATATTCAAACCGAACAGCATGTCAAATTTATCGTTAAAGAATAAACCCAATCCTAAAATCAGGATGAGCAATCCCGCTTTTTGATGAGCGCCAAGTTTTTCTTTAAATACAAACACGCCGCAGATCAACATCATAAATGAAGATAAATGGATAAAAATTTGTGTTATCGCCGGTTCAATATAATTTAATGAAGAATTAAATAAGAAGAAATTGCCCGCCAAACCTAGTACGCCGATCAGAGACAATTTCCAATAACGAGACGTAAACTGCGATAAAGCCGGCAGTTTTTTCTTCCAGGCTAATAATAAAAATAATGCCAGCGAGGCGACAAAAAATCGATACCAAACGATACTCTCCGCCCCCATCACCGTCAGTACATGTTGTAATGCAATCGGCAAAGATCCCCATGCCATTGCGGTAATTAAGGCAAAAATAAAACCTAAGACGGGTTGTTGATTCATTAATCTCTCTCTTTTAACATTTTCAGCTTATGTCCAAGAGCGGATAGCATCGCCCCGGATACAACACAAAACGCCCCTAAATAGCTAATCCAATTCAGTTCGACCGCCACAAAATAATTTGGCGCAATCATCACCGCCAAATGGGAAAACAATAAAGTGAAAATCGGAATTTGGGTTAAAATAGCGCTTACTTTAGACACTTCCCAACGATCTAACGCTTCGGCATAGCAACCATAGGCAATGATCGTATTCACACCGGAAAAAACAAGACATACAAGCTGAAAACCGTCTAATTGATATATTTGCTTGATGTCCGCATTTGGGAAGAAAACAAGAGTACAGCCGATATATATCATCAATAAAATTTGTTGAGAACTTAAATGAGAAAGCAATACTTTCTGTACTATCGCATAAATCACCCAAACAAAACTTGATGCAATAACCATCACCACACCTTTAAAATAAGTATTCAACTGTAAAAAATCGTCTAAACGCTCATTAAAGAATAAGATTAATCCGAGTGATAATACGGCGAGTCCAATCTTTTGATGACGCGCCATTTTTTCTTTAAAAATCAATACACCGGCGAATAACATCATAAAAGAAGATAACGGGCTGAGTACTTGGCTGGTTGTCGGCGGAATATACTTTAAAGCTAAATTATACAAATAAAAATTAACGGATAATCCCGCTATGGCAAGCAGGAGTAACAAAGTATTTTTAGGCGAAATCCGTTTAAAAGTAAAAAATTTGCCGCTAAAACAAAGCAATAAGAGTACGCCAATCGCAGATAAAACAAACCTGTACCAAACGGAAGTTTGAATATCCATAACCTTCACTACCTGTTGCACAAAAAGAGGTAATGAACTCCACATACAGGCGGCAATCAGCCCGAATAGAAAACCTAATAAGGGTTGCTGTTTCATATATTCACGAAGAATTCTTCAGTTAACTGTTTAATTTATAAGTAAAAATCCACTCTTTTAGAAGGTGTTTTTTAGTCAACAATAAAAATGCCCCACATACTTGTGGGGCATTTTAAATTTCATCTATTTGAAATTAATACGTCGCGTTAATTATTCAGTAACGATGCTTACGTATTTACGGCTTTTTTCGCCTTTCACTTCAAATTTTACTTTACCGTCTGCAGTTGCAAATAAAGTATGGTCACGACCCATACCTACATTGCTACCGGCATGGAATTTAGTACCACGTTGACGAACGATAATGCTACCTGCTAACACGGATTCGCCACCGAAACGTTTAACACCAAGGCGTTTAGCTTCAGAATCACGACCGTTACGAGTTGAACCACCAGCTTTTTTAGTTGCCATCTACTTGATCTCCTCTGAAATTATGCTTGAATCCCAGTGATTTTCACTTCTGTGAACCACTGACGATGACCTTGCTGTTTACGACTGTGTTTACGACGACGGAATTTAACGATTTTGATTTTATCGCCACGACCTTGCGCCACAACTTCAGCCACTACTTTCGCGCCAGTAACTACTGGTGCACCAATTTTAACATCTTCACCGTTAACGACCATCAACACTGAATCGAATTCAACCGTTTCACCGGTTGCTTTTTCAAGTTTCTCTAAACGAACAACTTGACCTTCGCTTACACGGTGTTGTTTACCGCCACTTTGGAAAACTGCGTACATAAATACTCCGCTATACCTTGCGCTTATAATGTCTCTGCATTTTATGCGCATTAAAAATCATTTAAATAGGTCGCAAATTCTACGGAAAAACTCCCTTGATAGCAAGCTCTAATTTGCAATAATATGAAAAAATTCTTTATTTGAGCAAAATTGCATTGTTTGCTTTCAGAATTGAAAGAAAATCGGGTAAAATCAACCGCACTTTTCCTATTTAATTACATAAAGAATTGCATAATGACCACCACAAACAATTTAATGGATATAAAAACCATCCAAGCGCTCGTTAGCGACGATATGCAAAAAGTCAACGAAGAAATTCTAGCACAACTCAATTCGGACGTCCCGTTAATTAATCAACTCGGCTATTATATTATTCACAGCGGCGGAAAACGCATTCGCCCGATGATCGCCAACCTTGCGGCAAAAGCCTTAAATTATCAGGATAACAAGCATATTACCTGCGCCGCTTTTATTGAATTTTTACATACGGCGACTCTTTTGCACGATGATGTGGTGGACGAATCCGATATGCGCCGCGGCAATCCTACCGCGAATGCCGAATTCGGTAATGCCGCCAGTGTGCTAGTGGGCGATTATATGCATACCCGTTCTTTCCAAATGATGACCGAACTCGGTTCTTTGCGCATTTTGCAAGTGATGTCTGCGGCGACCAATGTAATTGCGGAAGGCGAAGTCCAACAGTTAATGAACGTACGTGATCCCGATACCACCGAGCAAAACTATATGAAGGTCATTTACAGCAAAACAGCCCGCTTATTTGAAGTTTCCACTCAAACGGTGGCGATTTTGGCCGATGCCGGCGCCGCAATTGAAGAAGGATTGCAAAATTACGGCCGTTATTTAGGCACGGCGTTTCAGTTAGTGGATGATATTCTGGATTACAGCGCCAATGCGGCAACCTTAGGTAAAAACATCGGTGACGATTTAGCCGAAGGTAAACCGACACTGCCGTTGCTACACGCAATGCGCCACGGTAACCCGCAACAAGCCGAGCTTATCCGCAATATCATTTTGCAAGGAGGTAATCGTGATGCCTTAGATGAAGTCCTGACAATTATGCACGAACATAAATCTCTGGATTATGCAATGGAACATGCCAAACAGGAAGCGCAAAAAGCGGTTGACGCCCTTGCGCCGTTACCTGACAACATTTACAAACGAGCAATGATTTCCCTTGCTTATCTTTCGGTCGATCGAGCCTACTAATTTTTTATCCGTAGGACACAATTTGTGTCCTTTTCTATTTTAGCTATTTAGTGAAACCTTATGACAGACGATATTAATGAAATTGTGAAAAGTGCGGTAAATTTTCAGCGAATTTCACAAAAAAAACAAAACGCGCGGAAAGATCCGAACGCCCCTTATGTGCGTCCTAAACTTGAACTGCCCGAAGGGCACAATAAACTTTTGCTGCACACTTGCTGCGCGCCTTGTTCCGGCGAAATAATCGCTGCGGTGAAAGCTTCTGACGTGCAATTTACAATCTTCTTCTACAACCCGAATATTCACCCTCATCGCGAATATTTAATCCGAAAAGATGAAAACAAACGCTTTGCGGATAAAAATAATATTCCTTTTATTGATGCGGATTATGATCGCGACGAATGGTTCAAACGTACCAAAGGACTGGAACATGAACCGGAACGCGGCGCCCGATGCACCAAATGTTTCGATATGCGACTGGAACGTACCGCACTTTATGCCCATGAAAACGGATTTCCGGTGATCGCCACCAGCCTCGGCATTTCACGCTGGAAAAATCAGGAACAGGTTTATGATTGCGGTAGACGTGCCGCCGCCCGATATGAAGACGTAATTTTCTGGGATTTCAACTGGCGTAAAGACGGCGGTTCCGCACGTTCCGACAAACTGCGAAAAGAAGAACGTTTTTATAAGCAGGAATACTGCGGTTGCGTATATTCATTACGGGATACCAATAAATGGCGGGAGTCCAGAGGTTTGGGCAAAATCGAAATCGGTACGGTTTATTATTCCGTTGATGAATAAGCCCCCCTCAGTCACTACGTGACAGCTCCCCCCATAAAGGTGGGAGCGAATTTGATATGCCAATTGAGTTAATTATTCTGTCAATAAGTGTGCTATACGATAGCACGGTTTTCTAATAAGTTTGATACGTGAGAACACGTCGGAAACACGCGCTATCCGAGAACGAT
This window harbors:
- the fbpC gene encoding ferric ABC transporter ATP-binding protein, with translation MTNQNDNFLVLKNINKTFGKSVVIDDLDLVIKRGTMVTLLGPSGCGKTTILRLVAGLENPTSGQIFIDGEDVTKSSIQNRDICIVFQSYALFPHMSIGDNVGYGLRMQNIAKEERKQRIREALELVDLAGFEDRFVDQISGGQQQRVALARALVLKPKVLLFDEPLSNLDANLRRSMREKIRELQQSLSITSLYVTHDQTEAFAVSDEVIVMNKGKIVQKAPAKELYQQPNSLFLANFMGESSIFNGQLQGNQVTLNGYQFTLPNAQQFNLPNGDCLVGIRPEAVTLKETGEPSQQCSIKTAVYMGNHWEIVADWAGQDLLINANPEVFNPEQKQAYVHLSSHGVFLLKKE
- the rsmC gene encoding 16S rRNA (guanine(1207)-N(2))-methyltransferase RsmC, which encodes MISLESQVLERHLPLFADKSVLLAGGVNDDFPQKIQSQCRSVKIWSWYFDYVNQIQGKSAVDFSVIFTGRADLIVYYWTKNKQEVQFQLMQLLANAPVGQEVLIIGENRSGVRSAEKMLAHFGDIGKIDSARRCGLYHFTLQKQPNFELENFWKTYRSPQLGELIVYSLPGVFSANELDVGTQLLLSTVKDNIRGNVLDLGCGAGVIGSMIKLKNPQTKVTMTDIHAMALASAERTMLENKLSGQVLASDVFSHVEGKFDLIISNPPFHDGIDTAYRAVRELISNAKWHLVPGGELRIVANAFLPYPDLLDEYFGGHKVLAQTNKFKVYSVIG
- a CDS encoding DNA polymerase III subunit psi encodes the protein MNRRDHLLQELGITQWQLRRPDVLKGAINIAVEEHIRLLVIAECTLSARDFFIQDVLRSAEIKLQDCLFLTFSQAAHLTVQHPVNYWLLSDEQGIIEQTLTFCTLQNSLWQTPDLPRLKLDRRAKQALWKQIQTSL
- the rimI gene encoding ribosomal protein S18-alanine N-acetyltransferase, producing the protein MTEISPIQAEDFDRLFEIEQAAHLVPWSMGTLQNNQGERYLNLKSSVQNHIAGFAICQTVLDEATLFNIAIDPVCQGQGIGKALLSELIKRLREKNVATLWLEVRESNQTAKRLYDRLGFNEVDIRKNYYPTPDGGRENAIVMALYL
- the fabB gene encoding beta-ketoacyl-ACP synthase I, with the translated sequence MKRAVITGFGVISSIGNNKEEVLASLKAGKSGIEIVPSFVEMGMRSHVAGTVKLNPAELIDRKIYRFMGDAAAYAYLSMKEAIEDAGLSEDQVSNERTGLVIGAGIGSAHYQVKAADAARGSRGVKAIGPYAVTKTMSSSVSACLATPFKIKGVNYSISSACATSAHCIGNAFELIQLGKQDIVFAGGAEELSWEGAAQFDAMGAVSTKYNETPEKASRAYDADRDGFVIAGGGAVVVVEELEHALARGAKIYAEIVGYGATSDGYDMVAPSGEGAERCMKQAMANIDTPIDYINVHGTSTPVGDVKELGAIRNVFGEAKPAISSTKSMTGHSLGAAGAHEAIYTLLMLHNDFIAPSINIETLDEQAEGLNIVTETKENAGLQTVMSNSFGFGGTNATLVFKRYAK